The Nitrososphaerota archaeon genome has a segment encoding these proteins:
- the purN gene encoding phosphoribosylglycinamide formyltransferase — MFGYISSVRHGYYCGIIGSIELEEMKIAILVSGNGTGLQAIIDHIRLGVLLNTRIVKIVSNSPTARALIRGFDAGIESVFVEGVAGKKYSSSAERERERLLFDDRVSSMLLRNGVELVICAGFNQVLSDLFVNRYMNKIMNVHPAYNIEKFGGVGMVGLRVHQAVINTRERISGCTIHYVNSTIDRGPVIMRAKVPVFVNDTPERLGDRVSVIEHRTYPKAIQLHIDKRISVYGNNVILDLGEEWEDDWNRRQEQYIMYQTQMWKRAGKNIDGLFKHINS; from the coding sequence ATGTTCGGATATATATCATCTGTGCGACATGGATATTATTGTGGTATTATTGGATCTATTGAATTGGAAGAAATGAAGATAGCGATTCTTGTTAGTGGTAATGGAACGGGTTTACAAGCTATTATTGACCATATTAGGTTGGGTGTGTTACTAAATACTAGAATAGTTAAGATTGTTTCGAATAGTCCAACTGCGAGAGCTCTAATAAGAGGATTTGATGCTGGTATAGAATCTGTATTTGTTGAAGGTGTTGCTGGAAAGAAATACAGCTCTTCAGCTGAAAGAGAAAGAGAACGTTTGTTATTTGATGATCGAGTTTCGAGTATGTTGTTGAGAAATGGTGTTGAGTTAGTAATTTGTGCAGGGTTCAATCAGGTTTTGAGTGATTTATTTGTGAACAGATACATGAACAAAATAATGAATGTTCATCCAGCGTATAATATAGAAAAATTTGGAGGAGTAGGTATGGTAGGTTTAAGGGTACACCAAGCTGTAATAAATACCAGAGAAAGAATTTCTGGTTGTACGATTCATTATGTAAATTCAACTATTGATAGAGGTCCTGTAATAATGAGGGCTAAGGTTCCTGTGTTTGTTAATGATACTCCTGAAAGACTAGGCGATAGAGTTAGTGTAATTGAGCATAGAACCTATCCTAAGGCTATACAATTACACATAGATAAAAGAATTAGTGTTTATGGAAATAATGTAATTCTGGATTTAGGTGAGGAATGGGAAGATGATTGGAATCGAAGACAGGAGCAGTATATTATGTATCAAACTCAGATGTGGAAAAGAGCGGGGAAAAATATAGATGGACTTTTCAAACATATTAATTCCTGA
- a CDS encoding PDZ domain-containing protein: METEISKKKPIVYTVTIITLIAISGFLAGFTLNLNNQIQNLSNEVKSLSIETKSLQTIIENIQKKIVDIQNIAPNLSLPAQSLPDRRLSDGLDFSILYQSVKESVVQVVVGNGGGSGFVYNSTHIVTNYHVVQSITDVEIILHDGESLNGKVVGKDQYSDLAVISITLPEGIRLKPLTIGDSTKLKVGERVVAVGTPFGLTGSITQGIVSQMGRLLQAPGTQYSIPNVIQVDAPINPGNSGGVLLNLNGELVGVTSAGITTSGVSGGVGLVIPSSTVKRIIPALLTTGTYKHPFIGIVGMDITLTIAQANKLNTTKGVIIVETMAGSPAQKAGIKGSILNNGLPIGGDVIVAVDGNIVRKIDDVISYSEEFKKPGDLIKITLLREGRKIDINIVLGERPLPN, encoded by the coding sequence ATGGAAACAGAGATCTCGAAAAAGAAACCAATCGTGTACACAGTAACTATCATAACATTAATAGCAATTTCTGGTTTCCTAGCTGGTTTCACACTTAATCTGAATAACCAAATACAAAACCTCTCAAACGAAGTCAAATCGCTGAGTATAGAAACAAAGAGTCTGCAAACAATCATCGAAAACATACAAAAGAAAATAGTCGATATTCAAAATATAGCCCCCAATCTATCATTACCTGCACAATCTCTTCCAGATAGAAGATTATCCGACGGGCTAGATTTTTCAATCCTTTATCAGAGTGTTAAGGAATCAGTCGTTCAAGTAGTAGTAGGTAATGGTGGTGGTTCTGGTTTTGTATATAACAGCACCCACATTGTCACCAACTATCACGTTGTGCAATCAATAACCGATGTTGAAATCATTTTACATGACGGGGAATCACTAAACGGGAAGGTTGTTGGGAAGGATCAGTATTCCGACCTTGCAGTAATATCAATCACTTTACCTGAAGGAATTAGGTTAAAACCTCTAACTATAGGAGATTCGACAAAGCTCAAGGTTGGAGAGCGTGTAGTAGCAGTAGGCACTCCATTCGGACTCACGGGTTCAATCACACAAGGCATAGTAAGCCAGATGGGGAGACTACTTCAAGCACCGGGAACACAATATTCAATTCCAAATGTAATTCAAGTAGACGCTCCAATCAATCCTGGTAATTCAGGAGGGGTATTACTGAACCTGAATGGCGAACTTGTAGGTGTTACATCCGCAGGTATAACAACTAGTGGAGTATCAGGAGGTGTAGGGCTTGTAATTCCTTCAAGCACTGTTAAGAGAATTATTCCTGCTCTGTTAACCACAGGCACGTACAAACATCCGTTCATAGGGATTGTAGGCATGGATATTACATTAACAATAGCGCAAGCAAACAAACTGAATACAACAAAGGGTGTCATTATAGTCGAAACTATGGCTGGAAGTCCTGCACAAAAAGCTGGGATTAAGGGTAGTATATTGAACAACGGACTACCAATAGGAGGGGATGTAATAGTTGCAGTTGATGGGAATATAGTAAGGAAGATCGATGATGTTATATCATATTCTGAAGAATTCAAGAAGCCAGGAGACCTAATTAAAATAACACTACTTAGAGAAGGCAGGAAGATCGACATAAATATAGTCTTAGGAGAAAGGCCACTACCTAATTAG
- a CDS encoding aminotransferase class I/II-fold pyridoxal phosphate-dependent enzyme, protein MTNYKKTHKGQYNKVFSLLRKHHKWFANSIPLIASENITSSAVREAFVSDLANRYAEGWPGERVYAGCNLAIDPIELTCIDLAKKLFKAEFVDVRPVSGVCANLAVYSAFTNPSDRLLALAIPSGGHISSGRKEFSGTAGLVHGLRTEYFAYDKDEMNIDVDKTKEKVKKMVEDEKDPPKMAMFGGSLFLFPHPIKELADFLKSYGIFVCYDSAHVSGLIAGNHFQDPLREGAEAVTLSTHKTLPGPQGGTILSFEKYAESIKKAVFPGNTSNHHLHSVAAKAVVFAEMIEFGKEYATQVVKNAKRLAQTLSDKGITILGEKKGFTKSHQIALDISKYGDGGTLEKELEKANIIANRQLLPGDIGAGRHYMHPSGLRFGTQEVTRFGMKQSEMEEIAELVARVIIKKENPLKVKKDVITIRKKFQKIHYAFDTRRNAYDYIRIR, encoded by the coding sequence ATGACCAATTATAAAAAAACTCACAAAGGGCAGTATAACAAGGTATTTAGCCTTCTGAGGAAACATCACAAATGGTTTGCTAATTCCATTCCACTTATAGCAAGTGAAAACATAACCAGCTCCGCAGTAAGGGAAGCTTTTGTTTCTGATCTTGCAAACAGATATGCTGAAGGCTGGCCCGGAGAAAGAGTTTATGCTGGATGCAACCTTGCAATAGATCCAATAGAACTTACATGTATAGACCTTGCAAAGAAGCTCTTCAAGGCAGAATTTGTAGACGTGCGACCTGTATCAGGGGTATGCGCAAACCTAGCCGTTTACTCTGCATTTACAAACCCCAGTGATAGGTTGCTAGCATTAGCAATACCTTCAGGAGGACATATATCGTCTGGAAGGAAGGAATTCTCGGGCACAGCTGGTTTAGTTCACGGATTGAGAACTGAATATTTTGCATATGACAAAGATGAGATGAATATAGATGTGGATAAAACAAAAGAGAAGGTCAAGAAGATGGTAGAAGACGAAAAAGACCCTCCAAAAATGGCTATGTTCGGAGGGAGTTTATTCTTGTTTCCTCACCCTATCAAGGAGCTTGCAGATTTTCTCAAAAGCTACGGCATCTTTGTCTGCTACGATTCTGCACACGTTTCTGGTCTTATAGCCGGAAACCATTTTCAAGACCCATTGCGAGAGGGAGCAGAAGCCGTAACACTAAGCACGCATAAAACTCTCCCTGGTCCACAAGGAGGTACAATCCTTTCATTCGAAAAATATGCAGAGTCGATTAAAAAGGCGGTTTTTCCAGGCAATACAAGCAACCATCATTTACATAGCGTAGCTGCAAAGGCAGTTGTTTTTGCTGAAATGATAGAGTTTGGAAAGGAATACGCTACACAAGTAGTAAAGAATGCAAAAAGGCTAGCACAAACTCTAAGTGATAAAGGAATTACAATTCTAGGCGAGAAAAAAGGATTTACAAAATCACACCAAATCGCACTTGATATAAGCAAATATGGTGACGGAGGAACTTTAGAGAAGGAGCTTGAGAAGGCCAACATAATCGCAAATAGACAACTTCTACCCGGTGATATTGGAGCAGGAAGGCATTACATGCATCCTAGCGGTTTGAGATTTGGAACTCAGGAAGTTACAAGATTTGGGATGAAACAGTCTGAAATGGAGGAGATCGCAGAACTGGTTGCAAGAGTAATCATTAAAAAAGAAAATCCATTGAAAGTCAAAAAAGACGTTATCACAATAAGAAAGAAATTCCAGAAGATACATTATGCTTTTGACACAAGAAGAAACGCTTACGACTACATTAGGATTCGCTGA
- a CDS encoding alpha/beta hydrolase — protein sequence MRDLKVKEESVKAGQIALHYIQWGNNPETILALHGVSSLAHAWDFVAENLADRYTFIAIDQRGHGDSSKPQDGYTVNDYIEDILNFVNTLSIKKLIIIGHSMGGRNAIVFTAKHPERVSKLVVQDFGYGIPKSVYETIKFLVLNNPVEFASEDEVFQHFKKRSKFYRDDATWNRIKNAFFKTDKNLRWKYDKNAVTETLKHLYINLPSYLKAIQCPTLFIRGDQSTIFSKDAALKTLKFNKNFKLDEVSNATHFLQDENPEELIAKIRKFLNN from the coding sequence ATTAGAGACTTGAAAGTAAAAGAAGAATCAGTAAAGGCTGGACAAATTGCACTACACTACATACAATGGGGTAATAATCCAGAGACTATACTTGCCCTGCACGGCGTAAGTTCACTTGCCCACGCTTGGGATTTTGTTGCTGAAAACCTCGCAGATAGATACACATTCATTGCTATAGACCAAAGAGGACACGGTGATAGTAGCAAACCTCAGGATGGCTACACTGTTAACGATTATATCGAAGACATTCTCAATTTTGTTAATACACTTTCAATTAAGAAGCTGATCATAATTGGTCACTCGATGGGGGGCAGAAACGCGATCGTATTTACAGCTAAACATCCAGAGAGAGTCTCTAAATTAGTAGTTCAGGACTTTGGTTACGGAATTCCAAAAAGTGTTTATGAAACAATAAAATTTCTGGTACTGAACAATCCAGTGGAATTTGCATCAGAGGATGAAGTATTTCAACATTTTAAAAAGAGATCAAAATTTTATCGTGATGACGCGACATGGAACAGGATAAAGAATGCGTTTTTCAAGACTGATAAGAATTTACGATGGAAGTATGATAAAAACGCAGTTACTGAAACCCTCAAGCATTTATACATCAATCTGCCTTCATATCTTAAGGCAATTCAATGTCCAACACTATTCATCAGAGGAGATCAAAGCACCATATTCTCAAAGGACGCAGCTCTTAAGACCCTGAAATTCAATAAGAATTTTAAACTTGACGAGGTTAGTAACGCAACACATTTTCTTCAGGATGAGAATCCTGAAGAGTTAATAGCAAAAATTAGGAAGTTTCTGAATAACTAA
- a CDS encoding type 1 glutamine amidotransferase → MKLKGINVAILAENQYEDLELWYPYYRLKEEGADVKVIGTGSAEVYKSKHNYDAKTDAKVDNININQFDAIIIPGGWAPDYMRRYPKMIEFIRNANMKNKIIAAICHAGSLLVSAGVLKGRTVTCFKAIKDDVINAGANYVDKEVVVDNNLVTSRHPSDLPAFSRELVKILSKRNTHNKRI, encoded by the coding sequence ATGAAACTTAAAGGAATAAATGTAGCGATACTTGCAGAAAACCAATACGAGGATCTTGAACTTTGGTATCCCTATTACAGACTAAAAGAAGAGGGCGCAGATGTAAAAGTCATAGGTACAGGCAGTGCTGAAGTATATAAAAGCAAACATAATTATGATGCCAAAACCGACGCTAAAGTAGATAATATCAATATAAACCAATTCGATGCAATAATAATTCCCGGTGGATGGGCACCAGATTATATGAGAAGATATCCAAAGATGATTGAATTTATAAGAAATGCGAATATGAAGAATAAAATTATCGCTGCTATATGCCACGCTGGTTCACTGTTGGTTTCAGCAGGAGTTTTAAAAGGAAGAACTGTAACATGCTTCAAAGCAATAAAAGATGATGTAATCAATGCAGGAGCCAACTATGTCGACAAGGAAGTAGTTGTTGATAACAATCTTGTTACTTCACGACATCCATCAGACTTACCAGCATTTAGTAGAGAATTAGTCAAAATTCTATCAAAGCGAAATACACATAATAAGCGAATATAG
- the dinB gene encoding DNA polymerase IV, with protein MVESAPKRVIFHVDTDYFYAQVEERENPLLKGKPVVVCVYSGRTDDSGAVSTANYVARKIGVKSGMSIALAKKILKDNKNAYFVGMRKEYYETVSDSIMDILRNFADKFQQVSIDEAFLDVTRMIKGDFEKAVDLANKIKRDVRSREKLTCSIGVGPNKLIAKMASDVQKPYGLTVVTPENVQSFLNPLPVGKLFLVGPKTEEKLNEIAVTTIGELTEVKFERLVGDFGEKFGEYLYRASRGIDNVPVLEKEITQISRITTLKRNTRNIKEILPVLHSLAVDVHRKVLDEKKDFKSVSTIAIMEDLSIRTKTKGFETVMSSLEVIKNVSTELFESFLNGSQNISVRRVGVKVSGLEAKTGQTSLIDFAKR; from the coding sequence GAGCGAGAAAATCCATTATTAAAGGGTAAGCCAGTAGTTGTTTGTGTTTATTCTGGCAGGACTGATGATAGTGGTGCGGTAAGTACTGCAAACTATGTTGCTAGGAAGATTGGTGTAAAGTCTGGTATGTCTATTGCTCTAGCCAAAAAAATTCTGAAGGATAACAAAAATGCCTATTTTGTTGGTATGAGAAAAGAGTACTACGAAACCGTTTCGGATTCGATTATGGATATTTTGAGAAATTTTGCGGATAAATTTCAGCAAGTAAGCATTGACGAAGCGTTTCTTGATGTAACTCGGATGATTAAGGGTGATTTTGAAAAAGCTGTTGATCTGGCTAACAAGATAAAGCGAGATGTTCGCTCTAGAGAGAAACTCACTTGCTCTATTGGTGTCGGCCCAAACAAATTAATTGCGAAGATGGCCTCAGATGTTCAGAAGCCATATGGTCTTACTGTTGTTACTCCAGAAAATGTGCAGAGTTTCTTGAATCCCTTACCTGTTGGAAAGCTCTTCCTTGTTGGCCCGAAGACTGAAGAGAAGCTAAATGAGATTGCTGTTACGACTATAGGGGAACTGACTGAAGTGAAATTTGAAAGGCTTGTAGGTGATTTCGGAGAGAAGTTTGGAGAGTATCTTTACAGAGCTTCAAGAGGAATTGATAATGTTCCGGTGTTAGAAAAGGAAATAACCCAGATTTCCAGAATTACGACTCTGAAAAGGAATACTAGGAATATAAAGGAAATATTGCCGGTATTACATTCGTTAGCTGTCGATGTTCATAGGAAGGTTCTTGATGAGAAGAAAGACTTCAAATCTGTAAGTACAATAGCGATAATGGAAGACCTTTCAATTCGTACGAAGACAAAGGGTTTCGAAACTGTCATGAGTTCTCTTGAGGTAATTAAGAATGTGTCAACAGAGTTATTTGAGTCTTTTCTCAATGGGAGCCAAAATATCAGTGTTAGAAGAGTTGGGGTAAAAGTTTCGGGGCTTGAAGCAAAGACCGGACAGACTTCTCTTATTGACTTTGCAAAGAGGTAG
- a CDS encoding type 1 glutamine amidotransferase, translating into MIYIRTFTYRTLLKILVVQHIECENLGLLEQQLLKNNIEYNYVMADQAENFPDSIRGYSSLILLGGPISVYGNYNFLQREERLIKDALSRKIPILGICLGSQLLAKILGATVYKGKQKEIGWYKVRFSNISNDKIFYDFGNETIVFQWHGDTFDLPSNCIRLASSNLYPNQAFRFRNNVYALQFHLEVTKSIIKNWINEYKNELDQLKDTINASEIIKKTPANIKTTSKISEKFFSRFIKLVIKQ; encoded by the coding sequence ATGATATATATCCGAACATTCACATATAGAACATTGCTAAAAATCCTTGTAGTGCAACATATAGAATGCGAGAATTTAGGCCTACTAGAGCAACAGTTGTTGAAAAACAACATAGAATACAACTACGTTATGGCCGATCAAGCAGAAAATTTTCCAGATAGTATTAGAGGATATTCTAGTTTAATTCTTCTTGGCGGCCCGATAAGCGTTTACGGCAATTACAATTTTCTTCAAAGAGAAGAAAGACTAATCAAAGATGCGCTATCAAGAAAAATCCCAATTCTTGGCATATGTCTAGGCTCACAGCTTCTTGCTAAAATTCTTGGAGCAACAGTCTATAAAGGTAAACAGAAAGAAATAGGTTGGTACAAAGTCAGATTCTCAAATATTTCCAATGATAAAATTTTTTATGATTTCGGGAACGAAACGATAGTATTTCAATGGCACGGCGATACATTTGATCTCCCTTCAAACTGTATCAGACTGGCATCTTCCAACCTTTATCCTAACCAAGCATTCAGATTCAGAAACAATGTCTACGCTCTTCAATTTCACTTAGAAGTTACAAAGTCAATAATTAAAAACTGGATAAACGAATACAAAAACGAACTAGATCAATTAAAAGACACAATCAACGCCAGTGAAATAATCAAAAAAACTCCAGCTAACATAAAAACAACGAGTAAAATCTCAGAAAAGTTCTTTTCAAGGTTTATTAAACTAGTTATTAAACAATAA
- a CDS encoding CBS domain-containing protein — translation MKVKDIMTKQTVIGTPSKTVLLAANKMAQKGVGALIIAGKNLPLGIITERDIVRKVVAMKKDPNTTKISEIMSEPLFTTSPNNDIREAAKIMSINEVRRLPVVENGKLVGILTATDIAKSLVGQLTGQDALLYAITRYHKYGY, via the coding sequence ATGAAAGTGAAGGACATAATGACCAAACAAACAGTTATAGGAACGCCAAGCAAAACCGTACTCTTAGCCGCTAACAAAATGGCTCAGAAAGGAGTAGGCGCACTTATAATAGCAGGCAAGAATTTACCCCTAGGAATTATAACAGAGCGAGATATTGTGAGAAAAGTAGTTGCAATGAAAAAGGATCCAAACACTACAAAAATTTCAGAAATCATGTCAGAACCACTTTTCACAACCTCTCCAAATAATGATATTAGAGAAGCGGCTAAAATCATGTCAATAAATGAAGTACGCAGATTACCAGTGGTGGAGAATGGAAAACTTGTAGGAATACTCACAGCGACAGACATAGCTAAAAGCCTCGTGGGTCAACTTACAGGACAGGATGCATTACTTTACGCGATAACACGGTATCATAAATACGGTTACTGA
- a CDS encoding TRAM domain-containing protein: MSYGYGRSRGFGRGDNSGFRSFKPKPVEAGKEYQVDITELSKRGDGVAKIEGFVIFVSGAKVGQKANVKVTNVSNRFATAELVSVATEAPAPAESAPAGSTETTQV, encoded by the coding sequence ATGAGCTACGGATACGGACGGAGCAGAGGCTTCGGACGTGGCGACAACTCTGGTTTCAGGTCGTTCAAACCAAAACCAGTGGAAGCAGGAAAGGAATACCAAGTCGACATCACTGAACTCTCCAAGAGGGGAGACGGTGTAGCCAAGATCGAAGGTTTCGTAATCTTCGTATCTGGTGCGAAGGTAGGACAGAAGGCAAACGTGAAAGTCACTAATGTCTCGAACAGGTTCGCCACTGCTGAACTAGTCTCTGTTGCGACAGAAGCTCCTGCACCAGCGGAATCTGCACCGGCAGGAAGTACTGAGACAACTCAGGTATAA